A genomic window from Streptomyces sp. 846.5 includes:
- a CDS encoding antitoxin — MGLSDTLKGALGQAKEKATEFAEKHNSTIDSGLDKVGEMADKATKHKYSDKITTGRDKAKEALDKVHHEPRTVQGETTVEREDPPAS; from the coding sequence ATGGGTCTCTCGGACACTCTCAAGGGCGCGCTCGGCCAGGCCAAGGAGAAGGCCACCGAGTTCGCGGAGAAGCACAACTCGACCATCGACTCCGGCCTGGACAAGGTCGGCGAGATGGCCGACAAGGCCACCAAGCACAAGTACAGCGACAAGATCACCACGGGCCGGGACAAGGCCAAGGAGGCCCTGGACAAGGTCCACCACGAGCCGAGGACCGTCCAGGGCGAGACCACCGTGGAACGTGAGGACCCGCCGGCCTCCTGA
- a CDS encoding class III extradiol dioxygenase subunit B-like domain-containing protein encodes MLVAAAVCPCPPLLVPEVASGAAPELDGLRSACDTALGAVLAAEPEVVWVVGPDAEHSSFDEGGTGSFQPYGVDVSVTLGDGAAPEALPASLTVGAWLLQRAGWNGRARGLAVPDYLEPALCAANGERLAQSAGRVGLLVVGEGSARRSLKAPGYLDERAEGFDAVVSRGLATADAQGELSTLDDELAYELMASGRAPWQVLAGAAAGSLDAELLYEDAPYGVGYFVAAWT; translated from the coding sequence ATGCTGGTCGCCGCCGCCGTCTGCCCCTGCCCGCCGCTGCTGGTCCCCGAGGTCGCCTCGGGTGCCGCGCCCGAACTGGACGGTCTGCGCAGCGCCTGCGACACCGCCCTCGGCGCGGTGCTCGCCGCGGAGCCCGAGGTGGTCTGGGTGGTCGGTCCCGACGCCGAGCACAGCAGTTTCGACGAGGGCGGCACCGGCTCCTTCCAGCCGTACGGGGTCGACGTCTCGGTGACCCTCGGCGACGGGGCCGCCCCGGAGGCCCTGCCCGCCTCCCTCACCGTGGGAGCCTGGCTGCTGCAGCGCGCGGGCTGGAACGGGCGGGCCCGCGGCCTCGCCGTGCCCGACTACCTGGAACCGGCGCTGTGCGCCGCGAACGGCGAGCGGCTGGCGCAGTCGGCCGGCCGGGTGGGCCTGCTGGTGGTCGGCGAGGGCAGCGCCCGGCGCTCGCTGAAGGCCCCCGGCTACCTGGACGAGCGGGCCGAGGGCTTCGACGCGGTGGTGTCCCGCGGTCTGGCCACGGCGGACGCCCAGGGCGAGCTGTCCACGCTGGACGACGAACTGGCCTACGAACTGATGGCCTCCGGCCGGGCGCCCTGGCAGGTGCTCGCGGGCGCCGCGGCCGGCTCGCTCGACGCCGAGCTGCTCTACGAGGACGCCCCGTACGGCGTGGGCTACTTCGTCGCCGCCTGGACCTGA
- the miaB gene encoding tRNA (N6-isopentenyl adenosine(37)-C2)-methylthiotransferase MiaB: MRVILPVVPPFGKLGISALRPARTLVGVGTAEASKTYEIRTHGCQMNVHDSERLAGLLEDAGYAKAPAGDSADVVVFNTCAVREKADNHLYGNLGQLASVKAVRPGMQIAVGGCLAQKDRETIVKRAPWVDVVFGTHNIGHLPALLERARVQEEAQVEILESLEVFPSTLPTRRESAYAAWVSISVGCNNTCTFCIVPALRGKEKDRRTGDILAEVEALVAEGVVEVTLLGQNVNAYGQDIGDRQAFSKLLRACGGIDGLERVRFTSPHPKDFTDDVIAAMAETPNVMHQLHMPLQSGSDAVLRAMKRSYRQERYLGIIEKVRAAMPDAAISTDIIVGFPGETEEDFEQTMHVVREARFAQAFTFQYSKRPGTPAADMEGQVPKEVVQERYLRLVALQEEISWEENKKQVGKVLEVLVAEGEGRKDQHTDRLSGRAPDSRLVHFTRPAEGVRPGDMAQVEITYAAPHHLLAEGAPLSVRRTRAGDAWERRQAAPPAPAGVMLGLPSVGVPAPLPVAEAPSCR; encoded by the coding sequence ATGCGGGTGATCCTGCCAGTCGTACCCCCCTTCGGGAAGCTCGGGATCTCGGCGCTCCGCCCTGCCCGTACCCTTGTGGGCGTGGGTACCGCAGAAGCTTCCAAGACCTATGAGATCCGCACGCACGGATGTCAGATGAACGTCCATGACTCCGAGCGGCTGGCCGGCCTGCTCGAGGACGCCGGCTATGCCAAGGCGCCCGCGGGCGACAGCGCCGACGTCGTGGTCTTCAACACCTGCGCGGTGCGGGAGAAGGCCGACAACCACCTCTACGGCAATCTGGGGCAGCTGGCCTCGGTCAAGGCGGTCCGGCCGGGCATGCAGATCGCCGTCGGCGGCTGCCTGGCGCAGAAGGACCGGGAGACCATCGTCAAGCGCGCCCCCTGGGTCGACGTGGTCTTCGGCACCCACAACATCGGTCACCTGCCGGCGCTGCTGGAGCGCGCCCGGGTCCAGGAGGAGGCCCAGGTCGAGATCCTGGAGTCGCTGGAGGTCTTCCCCTCCACCCTGCCCACCCGGCGCGAGTCCGCCTACGCGGCCTGGGTGTCGATCTCGGTCGGCTGCAACAACACCTGCACCTTCTGCATCGTCCCGGCGCTGCGCGGCAAGGAGAAGGACCGCCGCACCGGCGACATCCTCGCCGAGGTCGAGGCGCTGGTCGCCGAGGGCGTGGTCGAGGTCACCCTGCTCGGGCAGAACGTCAACGCCTACGGACAGGACATCGGCGACCGGCAGGCGTTCTCCAAGCTGCTGCGCGCCTGCGGCGGGATCGACGGCCTGGAGCGGGTCCGCTTCACCTCGCCGCACCCCAAGGACTTCACCGACGACGTGATCGCGGCCATGGCGGAGACGCCGAACGTGATGCACCAGCTGCACATGCCGCTGCAGTCCGGATCGGACGCCGTGCTGCGGGCCATGAAGCGGTCCTACCGGCAGGAGCGGTACCTCGGGATCATCGAGAAGGTCCGCGCGGCCATGCCCGACGCGGCCATCTCCACCGACATCATCGTGGGCTTCCCCGGTGAGACCGAGGAGGACTTCGAGCAGACCATGCACGTGGTCCGCGAGGCCCGTTTCGCCCAGGCGTTCACCTTCCAGTACTCCAAGCGGCCCGGTACCCCTGCCGCCGACATGGAGGGGCAGGTCCCCAAGGAGGTCGTCCAGGAGCGCTATCTGCGTCTGGTCGCGCTCCAGGAGGAGATCTCCTGGGAGGAGAACAAGAAGCAGGTCGGCAAGGTCCTGGAGGTCCTGGTCGCCGAGGGCGAGGGCCGCAAGGACCAGCACACCGACCGGCTCTCCGGCCGCGCGCCCGACAGCCGCCTGGTCCACTTCACCCGCCCCGCCGAGGGCGTCCGCCCCGGAGACATGGCTCAGGTCGAGATCACCTACGCCGCTCCGCACCATCTGCTGGCCGAGGGCGCGCCGCTGTCGGTGCGGCGCACCCGTGCGGGTGACGCCTGGGAGAGGCGGCAGGCGGCTCCGCCCGCTCCCGCCGGGGTGATGCTGGGGCTGCCGTCGGTCGGCGTCCCGGCCCCGCTGCCGGTGGCCGAGGCCCCCAGCTGCCGCTGA
- a CDS encoding TAXI family TRAP transporter solute-binding subunit, producing the protein MADTWRLHDLLSRGVRSPAVRVLTVMAALASAALGYWLVAPNGVAYPRGVYGMATGSSGGVYEKYGNLLKPNVDRDLPGVQLRLDPSAGGPDNLARIASGRDDFGIATADAVAHYRGADAGDLRAMGRLYDDYVQLVVPTGSSIRTVADLRGKKVAIGQVNSGVALIASRIFRVSGLDPAKGDLTAVSLGINEAPTQLSQGRIDAFFWSGGIPTSGVANLTDTFHVRLVPLGTLATALDTLASQEDPEARNSQIYRSSTMPASAYQNTVPDRAVSTIAVANLMVTRADVPLGLVQRVTAAMIDSRDSIGKQVHSAQLVDIRSAIYTDPLPLAEGARRYYVSAKP; encoded by the coding sequence ATGGCGGATACCTGGCGGCTCCACGACCTCCTCTCCCGAGGGGTGCGCTCGCCGGCCGTCCGGGTGCTGACCGTGATGGCGGCCCTGGCCTCCGCCGCCCTCGGCTACTGGCTGGTCGCACCGAACGGGGTGGCCTACCCCCGGGGCGTGTACGGGATGGCGACCGGTTCCAGCGGCGGCGTCTACGAGAAGTACGGGAACCTGTTGAAGCCGAACGTGGACCGGGACCTGCCCGGGGTGCAGCTGCGGCTCGACCCGTCGGCGGGCGGCCCGGACAACCTGGCCCGGATCGCCAGCGGACGGGACGACTTCGGCATCGCCACCGCGGACGCGGTCGCGCACTACCGCGGGGCCGACGCCGGCGACCTGCGGGCGATGGGACGGCTCTACGACGACTACGTCCAGCTGGTGGTGCCGACGGGATCGAGCATCAGGACCGTTGCCGACCTGCGCGGCAAGAAGGTGGCGATCGGCCAGGTCAACTCCGGGGTCGCGCTGATCGCCTCGCGGATCTTCCGGGTGTCCGGCCTCGACCCGGCCAAGGGTGACCTGACCGCCGTGTCGCTGGGCATCAACGAGGCGCCGACGCAGCTCTCCCAGGGCCGGATCGACGCGTTCTTCTGGTCCGGCGGCATCCCCACCTCCGGCGTCGCCAATCTCACCGACACCTTCCACGTCCGGCTGGTGCCGCTGGGCACCCTGGCTACCGCGCTGGACACGCTGGCCTCCCAGGAGGACCCGGAGGCGCGGAACAGCCAGATCTACCGCAGCTCGACCATGCCGGCCAGCGCCTACCAGAACACCGTCCCGGACCGGGCGGTGTCCACCATCGCGGTCGCCAACCTCATGGTGACCAGGGCGGACGTCCCGCTGGGGCTGGTGCAGCGGGTCACCGCGGCGATGATCGACAGCAGGGACTCGATCGGGAAGCAGGTGCACTCCGCGCAACTGGTGGACATCCGCTCGGCGATCTACACCGACCCGCTGCCGCTGGCCGAGGGCGCCCGCAGGTACTACGTGTCCGCCAAGCCCTGA
- a CDS encoding MerR family transcriptional regulator — translation MPERRAEYRIDDLARAAGTTVRNVRAYQDRGLLPPADRRGRANVYQQEHLERLRLIAQLLDRGHTLAGIKELLDAWESGRGLGGVLGLVAEVTAPWTDEAAERISREALVASFHGVEDHQAIADAVRLGVLEPEPPLVDPAEADLFLVPSPGLLAVAVELHELGVPLPAIVAHLEELRGDIDHLARRFVEFSAIHVFVRYAGHQLGDAEAAEAIGTVRRLRPLAQSVVDAELARAMRVEATRLLEAAVSGPLREMVEHELGGEPAPAQGLADT, via the coding sequence GTGCCCGAGCGGCGCGCGGAGTACCGGATCGACGACCTGGCCCGGGCGGCGGGAACCACCGTCCGCAATGTGCGCGCGTACCAGGACCGCGGCCTGCTCCCCCCGGCGGACCGGCGCGGCCGCGCCAACGTCTACCAGCAGGAGCACCTGGAACGGCTGCGGCTGATCGCCCAGCTGCTGGACCGCGGGCACACCCTGGCCGGGATCAAGGAGCTCCTGGACGCCTGGGAGAGCGGACGCGGCCTGGGAGGCGTCCTCGGCCTGGTCGCCGAGGTCACCGCGCCCTGGACGGACGAGGCCGCCGAGCGGATCAGCCGGGAGGCGCTGGTGGCCTCTTTCCACGGGGTGGAGGACCACCAGGCGATAGCCGACGCGGTCCGGCTCGGCGTACTGGAGCCGGAACCGCCCCTGGTCGACCCGGCCGAGGCGGACCTGTTCCTGGTGCCCAGCCCCGGCCTGCTCGCCGTCGCGGTGGAGCTGCACGAGCTGGGCGTCCCGCTGCCCGCGATCGTCGCCCACCTGGAGGAACTGCGCGGCGACATCGACCATCTCGCGCGTCGTTTCGTGGAGTTCAGCGCCATCCATGTCTTCGTCCGCTACGCGGGACACCAGCTCGGCGACGCGGAGGCGGCCGAGGCCATCGGCACCGTGCGCCGGCTGCGGCCGCTGGCCCAGTCGGTGGTGGACGCCGAACTGGCCAGGGCGATGCGGGTGGAGGCCACCCGCCTGCTGGAGGCCGCGGTGAGCGGCCCGCTGCGGGAGATGGTGGAGCACGAGCTCGGCGGCGAACCGGCTCCGGCTCAGGGCTTGGCGGACACGTAG
- a CDS encoding alpha/beta fold hydrolase has protein sequence MIPGATEHRVPAGDVELDVVEAGDPTWPTLLFLHGYPDCKQVWEPVMSRLVDRYHVVAYDVRGAGQSTAPAPRAENYLLERLEDDVLAVLDALAPYGPVHLVGHDWGSVQGWEFATSPRLCGGLASFTSISGPCLDHFGLWMRARLRRPTLRHLVQAAGQGMRSWYVYAFQVPRVPELLWRGPLGRRWPAVRRALERLPAADDRPSATLPEDAANGTWLYRANVRPRMRHPRPDRVATVPVQLIVPLQDPYLSPHLYDDLDQWAPVLRRRTVRAGHWLPLTRPDELAELIGGFVDEVRSGLVTSPTRPPEPAVRSVPR, from the coding sequence ATGATCCCCGGGGCCACCGAGCACCGAGTGCCCGCAGGCGATGTGGAGCTCGACGTCGTCGAGGCCGGCGACCCCACCTGGCCCACGCTGCTCTTCCTGCACGGCTACCCCGACTGCAAGCAGGTCTGGGAACCGGTGATGAGCCGGCTCGTCGACCGCTACCACGTCGTCGCCTACGACGTCCGCGGCGCCGGGCAGTCCACCGCGCCCGCGCCCCGGGCCGAGAACTACCTGCTGGAACGGCTGGAGGACGACGTCCTCGCAGTCCTCGACGCCCTCGCTCCCTACGGCCCGGTCCACCTCGTCGGCCACGACTGGGGCTCGGTCCAGGGCTGGGAGTTCGCCACCTCGCCCCGGCTGTGCGGCGGCCTCGCCTCGTTCACCAGCATCTCCGGCCCCTGCCTGGACCACTTCGGCCTGTGGATGCGGGCCCGGCTGCGCCGTCCCACGCTCCGTCACCTGGTCCAGGCCGCCGGGCAGGGGATGCGCTCCTGGTACGTCTACGCCTTCCAGGTGCCCAGGGTGCCCGAGCTGCTCTGGCGCGGTCCGCTGGGGCGGCGCTGGCCCGCGGTGCGCCGTGCCCTGGAGCGGCTGCCCGCGGCGGACGACCGCCCCTCAGCCACCCTGCCGGAGGACGCGGCCAACGGCACCTGGCTCTACCGGGCCAACGTCCGACCCCGGATGCGTCATCCGCGCCCGGACCGGGTCGCCACCGTGCCGGTCCAGCTGATCGTCCCGTTGCAGGACCCCTATCTGTCGCCGCATCTCTACGACGATCTGGACCAGTGGGCTCCGGTACTCCGTCGGCGCACCGTCCGTGCGGGCCACTGGCTCCCGCTGACCCGGCCGGACGAGCTGGCCGAGCTGATCGGCGGCTTCGTCGACGAAGTGCGTTCCGGCCTCGTAACCTCGCCCACACGCCCTCCGGAACCGGCGGTACGCTCGGTTCCGCGCTAG
- a CDS encoding methyltransferase domain-containing protein yields the protein MSGKATYTHGFHASVLRSHSWRNAANSAAYLVPELKPGQELLDVGCGPGTITADLAGLVAPGRVTAVDSSAEVVAQAELTAAGAGVEGIVFGTADVHALPYPDGSFDVVHAHQVLQHVADPVQALREMRRVCRPGGLVAARDSDYAAFTWFPARPELDEWNALYHRVARSNGGEPEAGRMLRSWARAAGFEDIRSGSSTWCYASDEERAWWGGMWAERITASAIAAQAVDGGFATEDDLKRISAGWDSWAADPDGWFSVLHGEVLCRV from the coding sequence ATGAGCGGCAAGGCCACCTACACCCACGGGTTCCACGCCTCCGTGCTGCGCTCGCACAGCTGGCGCAACGCCGCCAACTCCGCGGCCTACCTGGTGCCGGAGCTGAAGCCGGGCCAGGAGCTGCTGGACGTCGGCTGCGGCCCCGGCACCATCACCGCCGACCTGGCCGGGCTGGTGGCCCCGGGCCGGGTCACCGCCGTGGACAGTTCCGCCGAGGTGGTGGCACAGGCCGAGCTGACGGCCGCCGGGGCCGGCGTCGAGGGCATCGTCTTCGGGACCGCCGACGTCCACGCGCTGCCCTATCCGGACGGCTCCTTCGACGTGGTCCACGCCCACCAGGTGCTGCAGCATGTCGCCGACCCGGTGCAGGCGCTGCGGGAGATGCGCCGGGTCTGCCGCCCCGGCGGGTTGGTCGCGGCCCGCGACTCCGACTACGCCGCCTTCACCTGGTTCCCGGCCCGGCCCGAGCTGGACGAGTGGAACGCGCTGTACCACCGCGTCGCCCGGAGCAACGGCGGGGAGCCGGAGGCGGGACGGATGCTGCGGTCCTGGGCGCGGGCGGCCGGCTTCGAGGACATCCGCTCGGGATCCAGCACCTGGTGTTACGCCTCCGACGAGGAACGTGCCTGGTGGGGCGGTATGTGGGCGGAGCGGATCACCGCCTCGGCGATCGCCGCCCAGGCCGTGGACGGGGGCTTCGCCACCGAGGACGACCTGAAGCGGATCTCAGCCGGCTGGGACAGCTGGGCCGCCGACCCGGACGGCTGGTTCAGCGTGCTGCACGGCGAAGTGCTGTGCCGGGTCTGA
- a CDS encoding HAMP domain-containing sensor histidine kinase → MRTRLLGILLALMACVLVALGLPLAVSEAAAEQQRLVVDRIDDTARFAALAQNPIGQSGTSTAQEQLSTLTTELRRYYDVYGIKAGVFGLSGKPVTADPSTWTDAAQGASAQAFMEALDGRRSHDPAQAWPWQSHRELVVASPVVWDGDVVAVVVTESPTGAMDARILRRWLLLAGGEAGAVLVAVAAAVLLTGWVLRPVQDLDKVTHDIATGRLASRVAPAGGPPELRRLARAFNEMADHVEEVLDQQRAFVADASHQLRNPLAALMLRVEAMGMELPDGHEDELAGVRVEGRRLASVLDDLLGLAVAEHAGHGAEPTDLSALAAVRVEGWTALAGERGVGLDFEQPAGPLLGLADPVGFGSALDAVIDNALKFTPVGERVRVSVLADSAAGRVAVAVSDAGPGLTEEELDRIGDRFWRSPRHQNVDGSGLGLSIARTLLASSGGSLEFDPNEPRGLTVTLAVPSAGPEGQRV, encoded by the coding sequence ATGCGTACTCGCCTGCTCGGCATCCTGCTGGCCCTGATGGCCTGTGTGCTGGTCGCCCTCGGTCTGCCGCTCGCCGTCAGCGAGGCGGCCGCCGAGCAGCAGCGCCTGGTCGTGGACCGGATCGACGACACCGCACGCTTCGCCGCCCTGGCCCAGAACCCGATCGGCCAGTCCGGCACGTCGACGGCGCAGGAACAGCTGAGCACCCTCACTACGGAGCTGCGCCGCTACTACGACGTCTACGGCATCAAGGCCGGTGTGTTCGGGCTCTCCGGAAAGCCGGTCACCGCCGACCCGTCCACCTGGACCGACGCCGCACAGGGCGCATCGGCCCAGGCCTTCATGGAGGCACTGGACGGGCGGCGCAGCCACGACCCGGCGCAGGCGTGGCCCTGGCAGTCGCACCGCGAGCTGGTGGTCGCCTCGCCGGTGGTCTGGGACGGGGACGTGGTCGCCGTGGTGGTCACCGAGTCGCCCACCGGGGCGATGGACGCCCGCATCCTGCGCCGCTGGCTGCTGCTCGCCGGGGGCGAGGCGGGCGCCGTGCTGGTGGCCGTCGCGGCTGCGGTGCTGCTCACCGGCTGGGTGCTGCGTCCGGTCCAGGACCTGGACAAGGTGACCCATGACATCGCCACCGGACGGCTCGCCTCCCGGGTCGCCCCGGCCGGCGGGCCGCCCGAACTGCGGCGGCTGGCCCGGGCCTTCAACGAGATGGCGGACCATGTCGAGGAGGTCCTGGACCAGCAGCGGGCCTTTGTCGCGGATGCCTCGCACCAGCTCCGCAATCCGCTGGCGGCGCTGATGCTGCGGGTCGAGGCCATGGGCATGGAGCTGCCGGACGGCCACGAGGACGAGCTGGCCGGGGTCCGGGTGGAGGGGCGCAGGCTGGCCTCGGTGCTGGACGACCTGCTGGGCCTGGCCGTCGCGGAGCACGCGGGTCACGGCGCCGAGCCGACGGACCTGTCCGCGCTCGCCGCGGTGCGGGTCGAGGGCTGGACGGCGCTGGCCGGCGAGCGCGGGGTCGGCCTGGACTTCGAGCAGCCGGCCGGTCCGCTGCTGGGGCTCGCCGACCCGGTCGGATTCGGCAGCGCGCTGGACGCGGTGATCGACAACGCTCTCAAGTTCACCCCGGTGGGGGAGCGGGTGCGGGTGTCGGTGCTGGCCGACAGCGCTGCCGGGCGGGTCGCGGTCGCGGTCTCGGACGCGGGTCCCGGCCTGACCGAGGAGGAGCTGGACCGGATCGGCGACCGCTTCTGGCGCAGCCCGCGCCACCAGAACGTGGACGGCTCCGGGCTCGGTCTCTCCATCGCCAGGACTCTGCTGGCGTCCTCGGGAGGCTCGCTGGAGTTCGACCCCAACGAGCCGCGCGGACTGACCGTCACCCTGGCCGTCCCCTCGGCCGGGCCCGAGGGGCAGCGGGTCTGA
- a CDS encoding response regulator transcription factor encodes MRLLLVEDDDHVAAALVAVLTKHGFEVRHARTGNEALDALVPDGRGPYRVVLLDLGLPDRDGFDVCGQIRRRGGIPVIMVTARSDINSRIHGLNLGADDYVVKPYDMGELLARIHAVARRGTAPQPAADQARPAETTAERISRSCGLRLDSAARRALVHDRDVPLTRKEYDLLALLAQSPGVVIRREQIISEVWRSSWEGTSRTLEVHVASLRQKLAVPSLIETVRGVGYRLVIDSEGERNPPAAPAAG; translated from the coding sequence TCGTCGAGGACGACGACCATGTGGCCGCCGCGCTGGTGGCCGTGCTGACCAAGCACGGCTTCGAGGTGCGCCACGCCAGGACCGGCAACGAGGCGCTGGACGCCCTGGTGCCGGACGGGCGCGGCCCCTACCGGGTGGTGCTGCTGGACCTGGGGCTGCCCGACCGGGACGGCTTCGACGTCTGCGGCCAGATCCGGCGGCGCGGCGGCATCCCGGTGATCATGGTCACGGCGCGCTCGGACATCAACTCCCGGATCCACGGGCTGAACCTCGGCGCTGACGATTATGTGGTGAAGCCCTACGACATGGGCGAACTGCTGGCCCGGATCCACGCGGTCGCCAGGCGCGGCACCGCTCCGCAGCCCGCCGCCGACCAGGCGCGCCCGGCCGAGACGACCGCCGAGCGGATCAGCCGCTCCTGCGGTCTGCGGCTGGACTCGGCCGCCCGCCGGGCCCTGGTCCACGACCGGGACGTGCCGCTGACCCGCAAGGAGTACGACCTGCTGGCGCTGCTGGCGCAGAGCCCCGGGGTGGTGATCCGCCGCGAGCAGATCATCAGCGAGGTCTGGCGCAGCAGCTGGGAGGGGACCTCGCGGACCCTGGAGGTCCATGTCGCCTCGCTGCGGCAGAAGCTCGCCGTCCCCTCGTTGATCGAGACGGTGCGCGGGGTCGGCTACCGGCTGGTCATCGACTCCGAGGGAGAGCGCAACCCGCCGGCCGCTCCGGCCGCTGGTTGA